A genomic region of Trifolium pratense cultivar HEN17-A07 linkage group LG3, ARS_RC_1.1, whole genome shotgun sequence contains the following coding sequences:
- the LOC123915075 gene encoding protein LEAD-SENSITIVE 1-like, with the protein MGVFFNKIDRKQLKPGDHIYSWRKAYLYAHHGIYVGDGMVINFTSGAVQGKTRTPTILGSLITSSSSSSFYTDIPCPRCGDDGNQTRTHSVISSCLDCFLSGGKLRLYQYGVNKLHFIVQARGGTCTFASSDPMEEVLHRAFYLLENGFGDYHVSKNNCEDFAIYCKTGLRVTAEDSSVGGSGQAASFKAGVKSAFWSALPYVVSSSCCLTIYSGSYCYRRVVSDIGFRRNGTKVPVEKNI; encoded by the exons ATGGGAGTGTTTTTCAATAAGATTGATCGGAAACAATTGAAACCAGGAGATCATATCTACTCTTGGAGGAAGGCTTACCTCTATGCACATCATG GTATATATGTTGGTGATGGAATGGTAATCAACTTCACAAGTGGTGCAGTACAAGGAAAAACTAGAACACCAACTATTTTGGGCAGTCTCATTACAAGTTCATCTTCCAGCTCTTTTTATACTGACATTCCATGCCCAAGATGCGGTGACGATGGCAACCAAACAAGGACTCATAGTGTCATCTCATCCTGCTTAGATTGCTTTCTTTCTGGAGGTAAACTCCGCCTCTATCAGTATGGTGTCAATAAATTACATTTTATAGTCCAAGCTCGAGGAGGCACATGCACGTTTGCTTCTTCCGATCCAATGGAAGAGGTCCTTCACCGTGCTTTTTATCTTCTTGAAAATGGATTTGGTGACTACCATGTATCCAAGAATAACTGTGAAGATTTTGCAATTTATTGCAAAACAGGCCTCCGTGTAACCGCTGAAGACAGCAGTGTTGGTGGAAGTGGACAGGCAGCATCATTCAAGGCTGGTGTTAAATCCGCATTTTGGTCTGCACTTCCATATGTGGTTTCCAGTTCTTGCTGTCTGACTATTTATAGTGGATCATACTGCTACAGAAGAGTGGTTTCTGATATTGGATTTCGTCGCAATGGAACTAAAGTTCCTGTAGAAAAAAATATCTAA
- the LOC123915076 gene encoding protein LEAD-SENSITIVE 1-like: MGMLSNKIDRKQLKPGDHIYSWRQAYLYAHHGIYVGDGMVINFTTSVQQAAGARTPTILERFFTSSAPKFNTPCPRCGYGDRTRTNGIIKSCLDCFLSGGELYLFQYGVSYAVFLAQARGGTCTLASSDSTEVVLHRAFYLLENGFGSYNVFKNNCQDFTIYCKTGLLLAQSGRQAVSFLAAASAMASSSTGLAISGIFGMTFFGCGTYCIKRLVFDIGFRHEVIKDVTKVPVEKIPEMARGGN; encoded by the exons ATGGGAATGCTTTCCAATAAGATTGATAGGAAACAATTGAAACCAGGAGATCACATCTACTCTTGGAGGCAGGCTTATCTTTATGCACATCATG GAATCTATGTTGGTGATGGAATGGTAATCAACTTCACAACTTCAGTACAACAAGCTGCTGGAGCTAGAACACCAACTATTTTGGAACGTTTCTTTACAAGTTCAGCTCCAAAATTCAATACTCCATGCCCAAGATGCGGTTATGGCGACCGAACAAGGACCAATGGTATCATCAAATCCTGCTTAGACTGTTTCCTTTCTGGAGGTGAACTCTATCTCTTTCAGTATGGTGTCTCCTATGCAGTTTTTCTAGCCCAAGCTCGAGGCGGTACTTGCACACTTGCTTCTTCTGATTCAACCGAAGTTGTTCTTCACCGTGCTTTTTATCTTCTTGAAAATGGTTTTGGTAGCTACAATGTCTTCAAGAATAACTGTCAAGATTTTACAATTTACTGCAAAACTGGTCTTCTTTTAGCACAAAGTGGACGTCAAGCAGTATCTTTTTTGGCTGCTGCCAGTGCTATGGCTTCCTCATCAACTGGGCTTGCGATCTCTGGTATTTTTGGTATGACATTTTTTGGTTGTGGAACGTACTGCATTAAAAGATTGGTTTTTGATATTGGATTTCGCCACGAAGTTATCAAAGATGTAACCAAAGTTCCTGTTGAAAAAATACCTGAGATGGCCAGGGGGGGCAACTAA
- the LOC123916502 gene encoding protein LEAD-SENSITIVE 1-like, with the protein MGVLFNKIDRKQLKPGDHIYSWRQAYIYAHHGIYVGEGMVIHFTTGRGQQNGTPAIFDGLFTSSAPSFDTDIPCLRCGDCREIRTDGVISSCLDCFLSGGELYLFEYGVNIIHFLAQARGGTCTLASSDPADEVLLRAFYLLENGFGGYHLFKNNCEDFAIYCKTGLLVTTNISVGGGSGQAATYSAAVNTITSLSLRFVSSSFYGMTLLGCGTYCYKRLVSDIGFRNGVTKVPPEKIPEMVKAEN; encoded by the exons ATGGGAGTGCTTTTCAATAAGATTGATAGGAAACAATTGAAACCAGGAGATCACATCTACTCTTGGAGGCAGGCTTACATCTATGCACATCATG GAATATATGTTGGTGAGGGAATGGTAATCCACTTCACAACTGGAAGAGGACAACAAAATGGAACACCAGCTATTTTCGACGGTCTTTTTACAAGTTCAGCTCCCTCTTTTGATACCGACATTCCATGCCTCAGATGCGGTGATTGCCGTGAAATAAGGACTGATGGTGTCATCTCATCTTGCTTAGATTGTTTTCTTTCTGGAGGTGAACTATACCTCTTTGAGTATGGTGTCAATATAATTCATTTTCTAGCCCAAGCTAGAGGAGGCACCTGCACCCTTGCTTCTTCAGATCCGGCTGACGAAGTCCTTCTCCGCGCTTTTTATCTTCTTGAAAATGGATTTGGTGGCTACCATTTATTCAAGAATAACTGTGAGGATTTTGCAATTTATTGCAAAACAGGTCTCCTTGTAACCACAAACATCAGTGTAGGCGGCGGAAGTGGCCAAGCAGCGACTTACTCGGCTGCTGTCAATACCATAACGTCTTTATCACTTAGATTTGTGAGCTCAAGTTTTTATGGTATGACATTGCTTGGCTGTGGAACGTACTGCTATAAAAGATTGGTATCTGATATTGGATTTCGCAATGGGGTAACTAAAGTTCCTCCGGAAAAAATACCAGAGATGGTTAAGGCGGAAAACTAG
- the LOC123915077 gene encoding protein LEAD-SENSITIVE 1-like has protein sequence MGMFSNKIDRKQLKPGDHIYSWRQGYLYAHHGIYVGEEKVIHFTRATDGTETLLDRLVASSIPNFNTEIPCPKCGDGGQTRTNGVTLSCLDCFLSRGELCLFEYAVSCAHFLAQARGGTCTIASSDATEDVLHRAFYLLENGFGPYNVFKNNCEDFAIYCKTGLVVTTTISLGGSGQAGSCSAAASSIASLSVRFVTTSFCGMTLVGCGTYCITRLVSDIWFRHKMIAKFKEAMMSRFGMTNLGLMSFGIAIEVVRQNDGIFTSQKKYASDILKKFNMGHSKPISHIERKVEAGNRK, from the exons ATGGGAATGTTTTCCAATAAGATTGATCGAAAACAATTGAAACCCGGAGACCACATCTACTCCTGGAGGCAGGGATACCTCTATGCACATCATG gtatatatgttgGTGAGGAAAAAGTAATACACTTCACTAGAGCAACAGATGGAACAGAAACTCTTTTGGACCGTCTCGTCGCAAGTTCAATTCCCAATTTTAATACTGAAATTCCATGCCCAAAATGCGGTGATGGAGGCCAAACAAGGACTAATGGTGTAACCTTATCATGCTTAGATTGTTTTCTTTCCAGAGGTGAACTATGTCTCTTTGAGTATGCTGTCTCATGTGCACATTTTCTAGCTCAAGCTAGAGGAGGTACCTGCACAATTGCTTCCTCTGACGCAACTGAAGATGTACTTCACCGTGCTTTTTATCTTCTTGAAAATGGCTTTGGTCCCTACAATGTCTTCAAAAATAACTGTGAAGATTTTGCAATTTATTGCAAAACAGGCCTCGTTGTAACCACAACAATCAGTCTAGGCGGAAGTGGACAAGCGGGATCCTGCTCGGCTGCTGCCAGTTCCATAGCTTCTTTATCAGTTCGATTTGTGACCACAAGTTTTTGTGGTATGACATTGGTTGGTTGTGGAACATACTGCATTACAAGATTAGTTTCTGATATTTGGTTTCGACACAAG ATGATTGCGAAATTCAAAGAGGCTATGATGAGTCGCTTTGGAATGACAAACTTGGGATTAATGTCATTTGGCATTGCCATTGAGGTCGTTCGACAAAATGATGGTATCTTTACTTCTCAAAAGAAATATGCAAGTGATATTttaaagaaattcaatatggGACATTCAAAACCAATTTCCCATATTGAAAGAAAAGTTGAAGCCGGCAACAGAAAGTGA
- the LOC123913739 gene encoding uncharacterized protein LOC123913739, whose amino-acid sequence MARRVETRNESTLTRIVNSVFAFVRQAEFEILFFLFFFIAYILFKDITSRPEYNQVFVKKPGGGPELFPF is encoded by the exons ATGGCCAGGCGAGTCGAGACTCGGAACGAGTCGACATTGACTCGGATTGTTAATTCGGTGTTCGCCTTTGTTAGACAAGCTGAGTTTGAGATCCTCTTCTTTCTGTTCTTCTTCATCGCTTATATTCTCTTCAAAGACATC ACATCAAGACCTGAATACAATCAAGTATTTGTGAAGAAGCCTGGTGGTGGACCAGAACTTTTTCCGTTTTAA
- the LOC123913737 gene encoding protein LEAD-SENSITIVE 1-like has protein sequence MGVLSNKIDRKQLKPGDQIYSWRQAYLYAHHGIYVGEGMVIHFTTGRGQQNGTPAIFDGLFTSSAPSFDTDIPCLRCGDCREIRTNGVISSCLDCFLSGGELYLFEYGVNIIQFLAQARGGTCTLASSDPTDEVLSRTFYLLENGFGDYHFFKNNCEDFAIYCKTGLLVTPNISVAGGSGQAATYSAAVNSIAAFSRRFVTSKFTSSFYGMTLVSCGTYCYKRLVSDIGFRNGVTKVPLEKIPEMAKAEN, from the exons ATGGGAGTACTTTCCAATAAGATTGATAGGAAACAATTGAAACCAGGAGATCAGATCTACTCTTGGAGGCAGGCTTACCTCTATGCACATCATG GAATATATGTTGGTGAGGGAATGGTAATCCACTTCACAACTGGAAGAGGACAACAAAATGGAACACCAGCTATTTTCGACGGTCTTTTTACAAGTTCAGCTCCCTCTTTTGATACCGACATTCCATGCCTCAGATGCGGTGATTGCCGTGAAATAAGGACCAATGGTGTCATCTCATCTTGCTTAGATTGTTTTCTTTCTGGAGGTGAACTATACCTCTTTGAGTATGGTGTCAATATAATTCAATTTCTAGCCCAAGCTAGAGGAGGCACCTGCACCCTTGCTTCTTCAGATCCGACGGATGAAGTCCTTTCCCGCACTTTTTATCTTCTTGAAAATGGATTTGGTGACTACCATTTCTTCAAGAATAACTGTGAGGATTTTGCAATTTATTGCAAAACAGGTCTCCTTGTAACCCCAAACATCAGTGTAGCCGGCGGAAGTGGCCAAGCAGCAACTTACTCGGCGGCTGTCAATTCCATAGCTGCTTTTTCACGTCGATTTGTAACATCAAAATTTACCTCAAGTTTTTATGGTATGACATTGGTTAGCTGTGGAACGTACTGCTATAAAAGATTGGTTTCTGATATTGGATTTCGCAATGGGGTAACTAAAGTTCCTCTGGAAAAAATACCAGAGATGGCCAAGGCAGAAAACTAG